A DNA window from Thermococcus sp. 4557 contains the following coding sequences:
- a CDS encoding NAD(P)/FAD-dependent oxidoreductase, translating into MKTKVAIIGAGISGASIARVLSRYENLEVHLIEKAPDVGWGVSKANTALIHGGYDDDPERYPMRAKLCIRGNRLWHQWVKELEIPHIWNGALIVATKDDDFDELEKLLERGRKNGVPEMRLVDREELFHLEPNLTPEAIGALWVPIVGQIGPIPAVIAITENAVANGVKTHLETEVTGIKVENGEVKGVETNNGFIEADIVINAAGLYADRIARMAGIDYFEIHPRKGEYWLFDEGLPGPRRVLFPTPTPISKGIVVTTEVSGHLMIGPNAQDLPPEEKEDLSTTREGLEEVWEGAKKLWPQLPPRSKVIRTFAGLRPEPTGGDFIIKAEEEVGGFINVAGIRSPGLTSAPAIAHEVAGIIERDLGVKLVEKEKWNPYRKEISHLFMMSPEGVNEAVKRNPSYGKVVCRCNNVSEGDVLEAIERMKFIGVKTPSVDSVKFRTKATTGTCQGSFCRPKIVMLLAREYGVEPWKVTLKGRGSEIGVGDVKALLRGDA; encoded by the coding sequence ATGAAAACGAAAGTGGCCATAATAGGCGCGGGGATTAGTGGAGCCAGCATAGCGCGCGTCCTGAGCAGGTACGAGAACCTCGAGGTTCACCTGATAGAGAAGGCACCGGACGTTGGCTGGGGCGTCAGCAAGGCGAACACGGCTTTGATCCACGGCGGTTACGATGATGACCCGGAGAGGTACCCAATGAGGGCGAAGCTGTGCATAAGGGGAAACAGGCTCTGGCACCAGTGGGTCAAGGAGCTAGAGATTCCCCACATCTGGAACGGTGCTTTAATCGTCGCGACGAAGGATGATGACTTCGACGAGCTTGAGAAACTTTTAGAGCGCGGAAGGAAGAACGGCGTCCCCGAGATGAGGCTCGTTGATAGGGAAGAACTCTTCCACCTTGAGCCGAACCTGACCCCCGAAGCGATAGGCGCCCTGTGGGTTCCGATAGTGGGGCAGATTGGGCCGATTCCAGCCGTCATAGCGATAACCGAGAACGCAGTGGCGAACGGCGTAAAAACTCACCTCGAGACAGAGGTCACCGGCATAAAGGTCGAGAACGGCGAGGTTAAGGGAGTGGAGACCAACAACGGGTTCATAGAGGCTGACATCGTCATCAACGCCGCGGGCCTCTACGCCGACAGGATAGCGAGAATGGCTGGCATAGACTACTTCGAGATACACCCGAGGAAGGGAGAATACTGGCTCTTCGACGAGGGACTCCCCGGACCGAGGAGGGTTCTCTTCCCGACCCCGACCCCGATAAGCAAGGGAATCGTGGTAACAACCGAGGTATCCGGCCATCTGATGATAGGGCCGAACGCCCAGGATCTGCCGCCCGAGGAGAAAGAGGACCTTTCCACCACAAGGGAAGGGCTCGAGGAAGTCTGGGAAGGGGCAAAGAAGCTCTGGCCCCAGCTTCCGCCGAGGAGCAAGGTCATCAGAACCTTCGCCGGATTGAGGCCAGAACCGACGGGAGGGGACTTCATAATCAAAGCCGAGGAAGAGGTCGGGGGCTTCATCAACGTCGCCGGAATACGCTCTCCGGGACTCACAAGCGCCCCTGCCATAGCCCACGAGGTTGCCGGGATAATCGAACGCGACCTCGGGGTAAAGCTGGTCGAGAAAGAGAAGTGGAACCCCTACAGGAAGGAGATAAGCCACCTCTTCATGATGAGTCCCGAGGGGGTGAACGAGGCCGTAAAGAGGAACCCCTCTTACGGAAAGGTGGTCTGCAGGTGCAACAACGTGAGCGAGGGGGACGTGCTTGAAGCCATTGAGAGGATGAAGTTCATAGGCGTTAAAACGCCGAGCGTGGATTCCGTGAAGTTCAGGACGAAGGCAACCACCGGGACATGCCAGGGGAGCTTCTGCAGGCCGAAGATAGTCATGCTCCTCGCGAGGGAGTACGGAGTTGAGCCGTGGAAGGTTACCCTGAAAGGTAGGGGAAGCGAGATTGGAGTGGGCGACGTCAAGGCCCTTCTCAGGGGGGATGCCTGA